In one window of Eggerthella guodeyinii DNA:
- a CDS encoding universal stress protein, with amino-acid sequence MKFTNILVPFDKSDHALHALTLAKGLAEEDPAIKLHVVSVVFVSDIPPALGLDANPYESAPPLVIQPDLYKKLVEAALDREENDMKQAIGGLLDGLPNDVDIVAANAPSPVDGINDFAKEHGCDLIVMGSRGLGVLRGMLGSVSYGVLRSAEIPVLVAKKDENGK; translated from the coding sequence ATGAAGTTCACCAACATCCTCGTGCCGTTCGACAAGTCCGACCACGCACTGCACGCGCTCACGCTGGCCAAGGGCTTGGCGGAAGAGGACCCCGCCATCAAGCTGCATGTCGTCAGCGTCGTATTCGTCTCGGACATCCCGCCCGCGCTCGGGCTCGACGCCAACCCCTACGAGAGCGCTCCCCCGCTGGTCATCCAGCCCGACCTGTACAAGAAGCTCGTCGAAGCGGCGCTCGACCGCGAGGAGAACGACATGAAGCAGGCCATCGGCGGACTGCTCGACGGCCTGCCCAACGACGTGGACATCGTGGCCGCCAACGCGCCGTCGCCCGTCGACGGCATCAACGACTTCGCGAAGGAGCACGGCTGCGACCTCATCGTCATGGGCTCGCGCGGCCTCGGCGTGCTGCGCGGCATGCTGGGCAGCGTCAGCTACGGCGTCCTGCGCTCCGCGGAGATCCCCGTCCTCGTGGCGAAGAAGGACGAGAACGGGAAGTAG